The nucleotide sequence cgtggagccgcggtgatggtatagccgcgctatttgtagcgtggctataccatcgtatttaccgcaatattcggaCGCTagtggtgaggttttaacccccgctagcggccgaaaaagggttaataaaaAAGGGTATTactgcgctttcccattgatttcaatgggaagacgcggtataggagcggtgaacacaccgctcctataccgcggtaaagatgcggctagcaggacttttggagcgctcctgctagcgcaccgcttcaatgtgaaagccttcgggctttcacattgaacacaacagggcaggttttttcatgcggtatagcagcgctatttttagcgctgtaccgcatgaaaaccgcctcaatgtgaaaggggccttagaacacacttaaagtggttgtaaacccacttttttcacttttacctacaggtaagcctataataaggcttacctgtaggtataaagaatatctcctaaacctgtacggcctgattgcagcggcgcatgcgcaggggggaatccacggcgaaaggaccggcagccgccggaccttgccgaatttaaatctcccgcgcgcacgcgcaggagtgacgtcatcgccattgcgttggtttttttttaccaaaaatatgtagaagaataaacatcagcctaaactgatgaagaaattcgtttttttgggggggggatatttattatagcaaaaattataaaatatttatttttagtcgttttttttgtagcgcaaaaattaaaaactgcagaggtgatccaatacctccaaaagaaagatctatttgtgggggagaaaaggatgtcaattttgtttgggtacagcgtcgcatgaccgcgcaattgtcagttaagtgaTGTAgtgtcgtattgcaaaaaatggcctggtcattaaggggggaaatccttctggtccttaagtggttaaaatccatgtCCCCATGTGTGGCATATTGAACACATGGGTTGGTGACTACAGATGCATTATTCCTACAATCCCAATTCAAAGCCAATAGAAGCTATAAATCATGTGGACTAATGGTAATGCGCCTCGGGATTGTGCGCAGGATTTGTCACACTATTGGCAGAATGAGTAGTGAGTGGAGAATCTGTATTGGTGGGAGGACCAACCAATCGTTTTTCTCTTCTATCACGTTTCCTTATTCTGCCTTCCTGTTACCAAGAGCCTTGACGAAGCCtatgctcttttttttcattGGTCGAAGACTAAGGGATATCCGGAAAGCGCTCCCTTGCTCCCTCCTTTCTGCCATCCGCCGCCATCATGGTAAGAAGTCTGTGCTTGTGCTCTGAAAGGCCGAGGCCGCCGTGTGCTCCCTGGAGGGAGGAAATGTGGGGGAATGAGCCCCGGAGAGCGGGCAGGGGCCGGGCTGTGTGTGGTGCGGTGTTGGAAGGCTCTAGGTGTGAATAGGAGGGGAGTAGTGAGGGGAGGCCGGGGCGGCATGGAGAGCGGAGCTCAGGCCTGAGGGAGCCCGGCGTGTGTGTTCATGTGCTGGCAGTGCGCGGGCCTCTCCTGTGTGTCTCACATGGCGAGGCCTACTCCTCCACACACATCTCTACCATTATATGCTCCTGTGAGTTCTGGCTTTTAGCTCCcctattgattttaatgggctgcCTAATCTCTCAGAATGTGCAAATGGTAGTGCAGGTACCTTTCCAGATCTCTCCCCACCAGATCACACGGTACTGCATGATATGGGGTTTGATGGCTGCATATGTTCTGTGAGATGTTTGGGGTGCACCAGTCTGCACCTCACAAGGGCGATATGTTTAAGTTGTTCCCACACCACATTCAGGTGTGATCAGGTCCTTAGTCCCGGGGGTCATGTGACCCCTGAGACACCCAATGGCTGTTGACAGCTTTGGCAAAGACAAGAGCACTAAGTCGCCCCTCCATTCTTTCCATGACATGGCCCCTTCTCAGCCTGGACCAGTGAGATGGATTTCTCTGATCATTTGCTGGTGAGTAGTATTCTGCCACATTCAGGGGCCAGAGGTGCCCATTAGGGTAAGTGGTGGGCGTACCTACCTTATCCTGCGGATCGCAGAGCATCCATGTAAAGCCCCACTCCAGGCATGTACAAAAAATATTCCCCTAGTAGAGAGGTTCCTATTAGTTTTTTGCAACATGTTACACCCCAAATACAAGCAACTTCTTGCTATGTAGTAGTGATTGTCGGCTTCCCTGGCAGTCCCTCAGGTATGTAGACTAACATTGTGACAAGCTGCACCAAGGTAACTGTAATAATCATCATACCTGGAGTTCAGTAaagttgtaaattttttttttgctttatgagAAAGtgtgcccccctaatacttaccgagCCCCCTCTGCCATACGTGacttccctcctgattggctgagacactgcAGCAGAACTTTTGGCTTGCATGGATGTCAATCAGACGGTACCAACTGGCAGCTtcttgtctgaatggacacacagctgtagcttggctcaggtgcccccatggcaagcttcttgctgtgggggcacttgacaggagggaggggccaggagcagcaaagactttaggctggattcacacctatgcattttttttttttagtgcattttgcagattttctctacagaacatgttccataggaatccTTGTTAATGGACTGTAGTGTAAATCTGTAAAATGCAAGACGCacgaaaaatgcataggtgtgactcCAGCCTTGCAATCACTTTTACTTACCTcgccgttcgaaagtcccgggtgcGTGCTTGTCATTCTGTTTGGTTCCCAGGCCGGCCGTTGATTGGCTGGGcgcattgatagcagcgcagccattggctggcgctgctgtcaatcacagcagatgacgcggggccgagtgatgcagtcggcggctatggccgccgatgtaccacgggagcgcgctcgcaaaagctttccaccatgctcgctcgcatgaaggtagaaagcttttgcgaggaggagccgagacggccgccgagggaccccagaagacacggatcggggccactctgtgcaaaacgagctgcacagtgaaggtaagtataacatgtttgttatttaaaaaaaaaaaatctgcctttagtgtttctttaagataaaaagccttttgtgtgcagcagaccccctaatacttacctgagatcatcttaatccagcgatgttgtacttatggtctctccctcctcattggctgctgtctcagccaatgaggagggaaagtaCCAGACATCCAGGTCttttgtgcaacatcgctggatggaGATGGGGGCCCGGGTAAGTATGAAGGGAGCTGCTGCACAATGCATGATACAaaacctgcctttacaacccctttaaattctgCAGAGtttttaaagtttaaaaataaaacacttgTCTAGCAAGCCGGTCTGACTTTTATTCTCCCTCTTATTCTTTTTCAGGTGTTCAAACGCTATGTGCAAATTGGCCGTGTTGCCTATCTCTCTTTTGGTCCTCATGCTGGTAAACTTGTGGCAATTGTTGATATCATTGACCAAAATAGAGTAAGTATTAGAAATGCTTAGAACATAGTTTGTTGCTGAGATTTTTGCTATAAGTGTATGAAAGCGGTATTGATCCCAAAACTAAATGTATTATGTTGTAGCTTACCAACCAATGTATGTTGTGGCttcatagtgttttttttttttttttttttaagctccccccccctctgttttttacctggtgatttgTCCAGTAATACACCTAGTATTACTAGTAATTACACTTGGTGCcttcactctggatgaatgagcactgggggtggaactgtagcattgtcagtctggagtAGGGGAGTGCAATATGTACTAGCaggtttaaatacactaacaaacaagccaaactccagctaatattATAAAGGCGGTTTCTTTTTTAGTGTTTTACAAAAATGAAAGCTGGCCATTTTTaataggggttgtaaacccttgttttttcaccttaatgcatcctatgcattaaggggaaaactTCTGGCAGTCCCCCCAGCCCTCCCGTTTTTTACTTGCTTGGGCCCCGTATGTTCCTCTGCATGGGGgtcctggctcttgattggatagattgatagcagcgcagccattggctcccgctgctgtcaatcaaatccaagtaTGTGGGGCTGAGTTTgtcattcgtgtctatggatgccgaatgctggactcaggagcgcaACAAAAACTaaggcttacaatcactttaagcacctTCCGCCAGTGTTGAATGGTTTGTTTTATCCCTGTAATTTggaaaaacagacttgctggccagATTAGCAGATGAAAATAAAGCAAGGAGAGCCTAAAAATGAATACAGCCATCGCAAGAATTGGTACGCTGCAATAtaattttgttttgggtttaatgtGACTGTTGGGTTAAGATAATGTAAATAAACCCAAACTAACTTGTGGGGCCCTGCAAAAGACGGTGTACTGCCTCCTCTAGTGGTGGCCTTGGTTGCCCATCTTTTTCTCTGTTCAGACAGCTTTCATCCGGGTCTCCAGCAACTTACACTTCCACGAGTGTTGGAAGCCTGTTTCCCAGTTGcaccttaaagctgaattccccccaaaagtggaacttccacttaattgcttcccccacccccactctggtttcacatttggcacctttcaggggggaggggacctgTGTTTGACAGGTTCCCTTCCGGGAGATGGGGTCACGGCTCCGTCCTCGCAGTTCAGCCTCCGCTCACGGGCCAATCGGAACTCAAAGCACAGTAGggccaaaaggcttcactgccaggttcccttacctgGAATGGTggtggtagctgctgacttatttaTCATCTTCCCCCGGGTGTATCTCCGCTTTAAGATTCATTTTCTAAACACCCCCCCCTACATACTAAGCATTTTCAGTGGTGTGGTaaacagttaatttttttttttttttttttgtccattcaTGTGTAAATGCAAAACTATTGCTGCTTTCTGACCACTGTGGGAATTTTTTACCTGCTGTTATCTAATGCTTTTACTGGGAGTCCTTGGGTTATAAGAGCCACTGACCTAATAAATTTCACTttgggcttgtttacacttgtagttgggcagtaaaaatagccagttaaggctcccccccccccctcctctcttctgaCTCTCCTCAAGATGCAAAAGCAGCCAGACAGGCTTGAATAAATCCATTCTCAATGTCGGAGCAATAATGTCACAAGAGCATGCTGTATATAGCTTGTTTAAATTGTGTTTATCTCTATGTATCTACAGGCTCTTATCGATGGTCCCTGCAGTGGCGTAAGAAGGCAAGCCATGCCATTCAAGTGCATGCAGCTTACAGACTTTGTTCTGAAGTTCCCCCACAGGTAATTACATGTTAAAATACTAATGAAACTAAAACCACCCTGTAAAAAGAACATTGGCAAAACTAAACAATCTTGAAAAAAGATGCTTACCTTTTCTAGTAGGCAATGTCCTAAAACTTTACTGTATTGCAGATCCTCAGGTGCTACTGGTTAATGACACTTTGAATTCGTTAAATGCCTGGTCCCCCGCTGCATGATGTAGTTCCTATCATTCGTGGCTATGCAACTATATTGAGCAGTACTTTTAACAGGGAAGGCAATTGTATGGGCTTGCCAATCCTGCTATAGAAAgttagtggttgtaaaggcagaggtttttttttttttttacacctaaaaggcataatgagctagtatgcactgcatactagctcgttatgaaataccttggaacgaggtgtggagAACTTGCTTGGTCCACGCcgagagatgtcatcttgcctcgccgtgtcttccaggtatcgccgctccagcgctgtgattggctggagcggcgatgtcactcccacgcatgtgcgcgggagacttcattctggcaaggtccggcggctgccgggcctttagccgctgatccctgctgctctcagcggcgcattgcgaggggaatgtctcctaaaccgttcaggtttaggagatatcctttatacctacaggtaagccttattataggcttacctgtaggtaaaagtggtattaaagcgTTTACTACCACATTAATGCattacacaagtcggatcccaagtcgcggtagtgtaaaCTGGCACTTAGGGGAGATCTACTCTTATTTCTGTTTTGTTGACAAAGTGAAGGCAGATCGCCCCCCTAATGATAACATTTATGTGTTTTGTTAAACTAAATATTGGCAAGCTGTGCTGAAACTTAATTTTTTCAGTTAAATAGCAGTGAATCCTATATAGTCTAAAATTGTATTCTGGCATGCAGTATAACGCTTGCTTAAcatttgatttaatttttttccttttctagtGCTCGTCAGAAATATGTCCGTAAAGCCTGGGAGAAGGAGAAGATCGAAGAGAAATGGACTGCTACTAACTGGGCAAAGAGGATTGACGCTAGAGATAGGGTAACTCATGTTTTTATAATTCACATTGGAAGGATAGATGTTTATCATTCCAGAGGTCTTGTGGAACAGTGTTTCAAGGGGCCCAGTTCACACCATGAATTGTACAGGAACAGGCAATGTGTTCTGTGCTCTTCAAATGTGATTCTGGTGCAGTGCATCTTTAGCCTATTCAGTTGAATTGGCAGAAATTGTGCTAGACcagatcagtcagtcagtgtcagcggtggagtagggcgcttcggaccttccgcatacgagcctgcttccacccagacctggcagtcagaggcTAGGCAGCTGCTAGGCTAGACGCTCCAGGAAACAAGCTCCCTGGACCCAGGAACCAGCATCTCGCTCTCCACGAGGACTCCTCtcttccgcaggtaagaccctgcctctcagggcctgtCATCTTGGGGatccactgacggccgtccttatcagggcagccgtcacacagaccccacactgcggctttcTATACTATTTCTTGCCGGCATCTatcgcccgcacggccacccgCTTTGTGGTAGTCCCAAGTCACCCCCCCGGGtgtatttccggcgttttttGGTGCTCTTGcacccccgcgccagcctgctccttctcgcggccgccgcaccttaggaaagtccgcggcctaccggcgcgccgtCCTTTTCTCCCTACACTAAATTCCTAAGCACAGTTTGCTCTGGTTATTCACCCCCACAGGCCCCCTGTTCAACAAATTCATCGGTAAATATCatttttaccaagctgacagtccccccccccagcccgggtcctgtgctttgcctggcggccattaTTTTGGTAtaccccagcagcagtgacacccagcatccccccccccttttttcccctccattAGCCGTCAGTCTTTTGAGCCGATCgccttcagggatcaggaaggaatttttttccctgctgcagCACATTGgtcagcttgcccagggtttttttgccttcctctggaccaaaaataAAACCCTATTCCCCTGAGCTAGGAttctcgaatcctctctcaccctacGCCCGCACTCCAGCcctcggtgactggcaacaatggttaagttgcgatactctgcagaaaccatttggggtctgagacaattcgcaactacattacctgccgccaccacaatagccttaaaatcagatcaacttttgaggttcgatcatcgatcgatcatcaaaaatttcaatcattcaccacagctcaagcacatatcatgtgctttgcttaacactagatcagcagttaaacaccgatcagaaatccatgatttcttactacaatacgatctagactgcctctttattacggaaagttggctgtcggacgattgcaacaccattctcggagaactggtgccagcaaactatcgcatcttaacggaaaatagaatagggcaaaggggaggaggcctggcggtgattcataagtcgcatattgcaatcactaaaccggtccttcaaaatcctctaccttttatggaaacccttacccttcaacttcaagctcattctcaggagaccgttcatattctcctctgctataggccccctgggcccaaatcgcagttgatatcagcattaacggagttcatttccacctaCTCCCTtagcagcaatcatcttttgctgctcggggatttcaacttgtgggctaactcctcacaggatcccatcgcggatgcctgcatcaaccacctggaaggattaggacttcaacaacttatacgcggaccaacgcatgcttcaggtcacacac is from Rana temporaria chromosome 9, aRanTem1.1, whole genome shotgun sequence and encodes:
- the RPL14 gene encoding 60S ribosomal protein L14, with amino-acid sequence MVFKRYVQIGRVAYLSFGPHAGKLVAIVDIIDQNRALIDGPCSGVRRQAMPFKCMQLTDFVLKFPHSARQKYVRKAWEKEKIEEKWTATNWAKRIDARDRKAKMTDFDRYKVMKAKKMRNKIIRHEMKKLQKEATKPAA